In Brevibacillus brevis, a genomic segment contains:
- a CDS encoding ABC-F family ATP-binding cassette domain-containing protein, with the protein MSVLIVENLSHGFGDRVLFRDVSFRLQPGDHVGLVGANGTGKSTMMSILTGQNMPDNGRIEWMPKIQYGYLDQHTKLEAGKTIRDVLKDAFLPLLEQEAELMAIGEKMADASPEELEELLERMGEIQDRLETSGFYLIDAKVEEIANALGLSAIGLDRDVAALSGGQRTKVLLAKLLLEKPTVLLLDEPTNYLDEEHIVWLKNYLKEYPYAFILISHDTTFMNEVVNVIYHLEFTKLNRYTGNYESFLAQSEMKRNQHLDAFEKQQEEIARMEDFIARNKARASTTGRAKSRQKQLERMERIDKPESAAKPTFTFKEARASSRFVVEAEDLEIGYTHPLLPKLSVKLERGEKVAIVGMNGVGKSTLLKTLLGVIKPLNGKLDQGDFLHPAYFEQEVKAKPITALEEVWNEFPSMNNHEVRGALARCGLKNEHINRNMNALSGGEQAKVRLCKLLQRESNWLVFDEPTNHLDVVAKEELKRALKEFKGTVLLVCHEPEFYEDWVTQVWDVEKWSLEQAKTPIKL; encoded by the coding sequence ATGAGTGTTTTGATTGTGGAAAATTTGTCCCATGGATTTGGGGACCGCGTTTTGTTTCGCGATGTGTCATTCCGCTTGCAGCCTGGAGATCATGTAGGCCTCGTCGGCGCGAACGGCACAGGAAAGTCGACCATGATGAGTATCTTGACCGGGCAAAATATGCCGGATAACGGACGGATCGAATGGATGCCAAAAATCCAGTACGGTTACCTCGATCAGCATACCAAGCTGGAAGCGGGCAAAACCATCCGCGATGTGCTCAAGGACGCTTTTCTCCCGCTTCTGGAGCAGGAAGCCGAGCTGATGGCGATCGGGGAAAAGATGGCGGATGCCTCGCCGGAGGAGCTCGAAGAATTGCTGGAGCGCATGGGAGAAATTCAGGACCGTCTGGAGACCAGCGGATTTTACCTGATTGATGCCAAGGTGGAAGAGATCGCCAATGCACTCGGTCTGAGTGCAATCGGCCTGGATCGGGACGTCGCTGCTCTCTCCGGCGGACAGCGTACCAAGGTGCTCCTGGCGAAGCTGCTGTTGGAGAAGCCAACCGTGCTTCTGCTGGATGAGCCGACCAACTACCTGGATGAAGAACACATCGTCTGGCTAAAGAACTACCTGAAAGAGTATCCGTATGCGTTCATCCTCATTTCTCACGACACGACATTCATGAATGAAGTCGTCAACGTGATTTACCACCTGGAGTTTACCAAACTGAACCGTTATACCGGAAACTATGAATCGTTCCTCGCCCAGTCCGAAATGAAGCGTAACCAGCATCTTGATGCGTTTGAAAAGCAGCAGGAGGAAATTGCGCGCATGGAAGACTTCATCGCGCGCAATAAGGCTCGTGCTTCAACGACTGGCCGCGCCAAGAGCCGGCAGAAACAACTGGAACGGATGGAGCGGATCGACAAGCCGGAGTCGGCAGCCAAACCGACCTTCACTTTCAAGGAAGCCCGTGCGAGCAGCCGTTTTGTCGTGGAAGCGGAAGACTTGGAAATTGGTTACACCCATCCCCTTTTGCCAAAGCTGAGCGTGAAGCTGGAGCGCGGCGAAAAGGTCGCGATCGTCGGGATGAACGGGGTAGGGAAATCCACGCTGCTCAAGACTTTGCTCGGTGTGATCAAACCATTGAACGGGAAGCTGGACCAGGGCGATTTCCTGCATCCCGCGTATTTCGAGCAGGAAGTCAAAGCGAAGCCGATTACGGCCTTGGAAGAGGTATGGAACGAGTTTCCTTCGATGAATAACCATGAGGTACGCGGAGCTCTTGCCCGCTGCGGATTGAAAAACGAGCATATCAACCGCAATATGAACGCGCTCTCCGGGGGCGAGCAGGCGAAAGTGCGCCTGTGCAAACTTCTGCAGCGGGAGAGCAACTGGCTTGTCTTTGACGAACCGACCAACCACTTGGACGTCGTAGCGAAAGAGGAGCTCAAACGGGCCTTGAAGGAGTTTAAAGGCACGGTCCTTCTCGTATGCCATGAGCCGGAGTTCTACGAAGATTGGGTCACCCAGGTTTGGGACGTGGAAAAGTGGAGCCTGGAGCAAGCGAAGACTCCCATCAAACTGTAA
- a CDS encoding HEPN domain-containing protein, which yields MPLLIAPVFNTTTPEPLRIDMPNSYTLVSGAENPYKIASRYLRNEMDENRRMFDKRVDMSSLFLVGEYPEMRLTDERDWIEEIENKLNLSNVDGICSIPYVITAKGNLFGITYLKRSLDGAKYVFDEQARKIFLSLLDRDLPTLAFRRYALSLEKKRYEDQLLDLWIGLESLFVPDGKKGEITYKLRLRMAYYFGETLQQREKIAQFIKKSYNHRSEIVHSGKVFGDAIKTEVSILRLMARAAILNVAMEGISLQDLRVRLDQLILTGDSYFTRYDPSFFERIIL from the coding sequence ATGCCACTTTTGATCGCACCTGTGTTCAACACGACGACGCCAGAGCCGCTCCGGATCGATATGCCGAATTCCTATACGCTGGTTTCCGGTGCTGAAAATCCATATAAGATTGCATCCCGTTATTTGCGGAATGAAATGGATGAAAACAGACGGATGTTTGACAAGCGGGTCGACATGAGCAGCCTGTTCCTTGTCGGCGAATACCCGGAAATGCGGTTGACTGACGAGCGGGACTGGATCGAGGAAATTGAGAACAAGCTGAACCTTTCCAACGTAGACGGGATCTGTTCGATACCGTATGTCATTACGGCGAAAGGGAATTTGTTCGGAATCACTTATTTGAAGCGTTCCCTGGACGGAGCCAAATACGTGTTTGACGAACAGGCAAGGAAGATCTTCCTGTCGCTGCTGGATCGGGATCTGCCGACGCTGGCATTTCGCAGGTACGCTCTTTCTCTTGAAAAAAAACGCTACGAAGATCAGCTGCTGGACTTGTGGATCGGATTGGAGTCGCTGTTTGTTCCGGACGGGAAAAAAGGCGAAATCACATACAAGCTGAGGCTGCGAATGGCGTATTACTTTGGGGAAACCTTGCAGCAGCGGGAAAAGATTGCGCAGTTTATCAAAAAATCGTACAATCATCGTTCGGAGATCGTACACAGCGGAAAAGTGTTTGGCGACGCAATCAAGACGGAAGTCAGCATTTTGCGCCTGATGGCCCGTGCGGCGATCTTGAACGTAGCCATGGAAGGGATCAGCCTCCAAGATTTGCGCGTTCGCCTGGATCAGTTGATTTTGACCGGGGATAGCTATTTCACACGCTATGATCCGTCATTCTTTGAGAGAATTATTTTGTAA
- a CDS encoding small acid-soluble spore protein P, giving the protein MEKDHILDENPHQTYNNEARSLEQTGEPMPGSKKVKQENHSRAIKTREG; this is encoded by the coding sequence ATGGAGAAAGACCATATCCTGGATGAAAACCCCCATCAAACGTATAATAACGAAGCAAGAAGCTTGGAGCAAACAGGTGAGCCGATGCCTGGCTCCAAAAAAGTGAAGCAGGAAAACCACAGCCGCGCGATCAAAACGCGCGAAGGATAA
- a CDS encoding aspartyl-phosphate phosphatase Spo0E family protein, with product METTNQMIDDLRRKLERAAKDAGYNFLDPEIVRISQQLDKLIVAHMLHEKRPS from the coding sequence ATGGAAACTACGAATCAGATGATTGATGACTTGCGCCGCAAACTGGAACGAGCAGCCAAGGACGCGGGTTACAATTTTCTTGACCCTGAAATCGTCAGGATTAGCCAGCAATTGGACAAATTGATTGTCGCCCATATGTTGCATGAAAAACGCCCTTCATAG
- the lpdA gene encoding dihydrolipoyl dehydrogenase yields the protein MVVGEFTTEVDVLVIGAGPGGYVAAIRAAQLGKNVVVVEKADVGGVCLNVGCIPSKAMIHAAHTYEHAQHTESMGITMENVKVDFAKVQEWKSGIVKQLTGGVSSLFKGHKIQVIPGEALFVSENEVRVFHGYDVNRYRFEHCIIATGSRPIELPAFPFGKRVLSSTEALSLTELPKSLVVIGGGYIGIELGTVFAKFGTQVTILEGSDQILPGFEPDMPRLVERKLKKLGVTIHTKALAQGMEETENGVVVTAEVKGEQKQIEAEYVLVTVGRRPNTDELGVRDIGMNLTDRGLIVVDKQGRTNIPNVYAIGDIVAGPALAHKASYEGKVAAEAIAGHPAEVDYKAIPAVVFCDPEIASVGINEKEAKEKGIDYIVGRFPFAANGRALSVNAGEGYVKLIGEKGTNLVLGAQIVGPEASNIIAEIGLAIEMGATLEDIELTIHAHPTLGEVTMEAAELALGHPIHVMK from the coding sequence ATGGTAGTAGGTGAATTTACCACAGAAGTGGATGTGCTTGTAATCGGTGCGGGTCCAGGTGGATATGTGGCGGCTATTCGTGCCGCCCAACTGGGCAAAAACGTAGTCGTCGTGGAAAAAGCGGACGTAGGTGGCGTATGCCTGAACGTCGGCTGCATTCCATCCAAAGCGATGATTCACGCGGCACACACATACGAGCATGCACAGCATACAGAATCCATGGGGATCACCATGGAAAACGTCAAAGTGGATTTTGCCAAAGTACAAGAGTGGAAAAGCGGCATCGTCAAACAATTGACCGGCGGCGTAAGCTCTTTGTTCAAAGGCCACAAAATCCAGGTAATCCCGGGTGAAGCATTGTTCGTCAGCGAAAACGAAGTACGTGTATTCCACGGCTACGATGTGAACCGTTACCGTTTCGAGCATTGCATCATCGCGACAGGTTCCCGTCCGATCGAGCTTCCTGCGTTCCCGTTTGGCAAGCGCGTCCTGTCTTCCACGGAAGCACTTAGCTTGACTGAGCTGCCGAAGAGCCTGGTTGTCATCGGCGGAGGCTATATCGGTATCGAATTGGGTACCGTGTTCGCGAAATTCGGCACCCAGGTCACCATCCTGGAAGGCTCCGATCAAATTCTTCCTGGCTTCGAGCCGGATATGCCTCGTCTGGTCGAGCGCAAGCTGAAAAAGCTCGGCGTGACGATCCATACGAAAGCACTGGCTCAAGGCATGGAAGAAACCGAAAACGGCGTTGTTGTTACGGCTGAAGTGAAAGGCGAGCAGAAGCAGATCGAGGCAGAATACGTCCTCGTGACGGTAGGTCGCCGTCCGAATACCGACGAATTGGGAGTACGCGATATCGGCATGAACTTGACCGATCGCGGTCTGATCGTCGTAGACAAACAAGGCCGTACGAACATCCCGAACGTGTACGCGATCGGCGACATCGTTGCCGGCCCAGCCCTGGCTCACAAAGCATCCTACGAAGGCAAGGTGGCTGCGGAAGCAATCGCTGGACATCCTGCTGAGGTGGATTACAAAGCCATTCCTGCAGTTGTGTTCTGCGATCCGGAAATCGCAAGTGTCGGGATCAACGAAAAAGAAGCAAAAGAAAAAGGCATCGATTACATTGTCGGCCGTTTCCCATTTGCAGCAAATGGCCGTGCGCTGTCTGTCAATGCGGGCGAAGGCTATGTGAAGCTGATTGGCGAGAAAGGAACCAACCTGGTTCTCGGCGCGCAAATCGTCGGTCCGGAAGCATCCAACATCATCGCCGAGATCGGACTCGCGATCGAAATGGGAGCGACACTCGAAGATATCGAGCTGACCATCCACGCTCACCCTACGCTGGGTGAAGTGACAATGGAAGCTGCTGAGCTGGCTTTGGGTCATCCGATTCACGTCATGAAGTAA
- a CDS encoding dihydrolipoamide acetyltransferase family protein has translation MSRFTFRLPELGEGIHEGEIVKWHVQPGDTVEEDQVIMEVQNDKAVVEVPSPVKGKVLELKVTEGTVSVVGDPLIEFEVEGEVPNLPDHGHGDAPAAEAPAAAEKMEPGCDIGSQVSANANQALETPMAQATATAVAAPIDRKHVLATPSVRKYAREKGVQLANVPGTGKLGRITREDIDRFVAGGAAPAAAAPAQAAAEAAAAPTGIAQAAAAPTVHYTPAQAGELEERVPLKGMRKAIAKAMVKSAYTAPHVTIFDEVDVTALVNMRKEAKPLAEERGVKLTYLPMIVKAVVAGLKKFPELNASIDDEKQEVIYKKYYNIGIATSTEDGLLVPVVKAADRKSIFEIAGEISELAKKARDRKATTDELKGSTFSITNIGSAGGMFFTPIINHPDVAILGVGRISEKPIVKNGEIVVGQMLHLSLSFDHRLVDGEPAQRFVNYVKQLLENPTLLVMEG, from the coding sequence CGTCAAATGGCACGTACAGCCGGGGGATACCGTAGAAGAAGACCAGGTCATTATGGAAGTGCAAAATGACAAGGCGGTTGTGGAAGTACCATCGCCTGTAAAAGGGAAAGTGCTCGAACTGAAAGTGACAGAGGGGACCGTTTCCGTCGTAGGAGACCCGCTGATCGAGTTCGAAGTGGAAGGCGAAGTTCCAAACCTGCCGGACCACGGCCACGGCGATGCGCCTGCTGCTGAAGCTCCAGCAGCTGCGGAAAAAATGGAGCCAGGCTGCGATATCGGTTCTCAAGTAAGCGCCAATGCCAACCAAGCGCTTGAAACGCCAATGGCGCAAGCAACTGCGACAGCGGTGGCGGCACCAATCGACCGCAAGCATGTACTCGCGACTCCTTCCGTGCGCAAATACGCACGTGAAAAAGGCGTGCAGCTGGCGAATGTGCCTGGCACAGGCAAACTGGGCCGCATCACTCGAGAAGACATCGATCGTTTCGTAGCGGGCGGCGCAGCACCTGCAGCGGCAGCTCCGGCTCAAGCAGCAGCTGAAGCAGCGGCAGCACCGACAGGTATCGCACAAGCGGCAGCAGCGCCAACTGTGCACTACACGCCTGCCCAAGCTGGCGAATTGGAAGAGCGCGTACCGCTCAAAGGCATGCGCAAAGCGATCGCGAAAGCAATGGTGAAATCTGCTTACACCGCACCGCACGTTACCATTTTCGACGAGGTGGACGTAACGGCGCTCGTAAATATGCGCAAGGAAGCGAAACCACTGGCGGAAGAGCGCGGCGTGAAGCTGACGTACCTGCCAATGATCGTGAAGGCAGTCGTAGCAGGGCTGAAAAAATTCCCTGAGCTGAACGCTTCCATCGACGACGAAAAACAAGAAGTGATCTATAAAAAGTACTACAACATCGGGATCGCGACTTCGACCGAAGACGGCCTGCTCGTGCCGGTCGTAAAAGCGGCTGACAGAAAATCCATCTTCGAGATTGCCGGTGAGATCAGTGAGCTAGCGAAAAAAGCTCGCGATCGCAAGGCGACTACGGATGAACTGAAAGGGTCCACCTTCAGCATCACAAACATCGGATCCGCTGGCGGCATGTTCTTCACCCCGATCATCAACCACCCGGATGTGGCGATCTTGGGCGTAGGACGCATCAGCGAAAAACCGATCGTGAAAAACGGAGAAATCGTGGTTGGCCAAATGCTGCATCTGTCTCTCAGCTTTGACCACCGTTTGGTTGATGGCGAACCGGCTCAACGTTTCGTCAACTACGTGAAGCAGCTGCTGGAAAATCCGACGCTGCTCGTCATGGAGGGATAA